Proteins encoded together in one Microcaecilia unicolor chromosome 3, aMicUni1.1, whole genome shotgun sequence window:
- the LOC115466229 gene encoding TNF receptor-associated factor 2-like codes for MVALATSLLPVDLTVGTGLLCSSCGFLLLQPTQTECGHRYCAGCVTKLLRNGKEAVCSVCQERLSPKQFYRDRAAENDTLVTEVRCPNTGCSWTGMLKLYLESHQSECSCAATEPCPNSALGCNFTAADEKSLGMHLTEECSWRMMSCPRCAASVSFSLLQDHFCSVSEKMDVFPCYPLNSRSTKVKSEGSLLESGYKTENQVRASISCPFQEAGCQTESQKESLKDHLEENQQAHLLQLLSQTLGLQSRLDKVEETNSNFKQLVMEKMVMLTGLVSQDLKNWDREGDLRETKNGDLMLAVSKKTEQLENTVSGFNKDLDKCAGALEALQQRCLEYEQIIQDLQVKNRSLESQLRAGGSVGPASTNGILVWKIENISGQLRAAKVEQRTSFYSPVFSTHPFGYHLCCRIYPNGDGSGRGSHLSLFLAIVKGDYDDILPWPFRQKVTLMLVDQSGQQKHFRETFIPDTLSASFHKPKTHMNVASGSPQFIKHSLLLGTVSPYLKNNAIYIKVIVDSTGLEL; via the exons ATGGTGGCTCTGGCTACGTCCTTGCTGCCTGTGGATCTTACAGTCGGCACCGGGTTACTGTGCTCATCGTGCGGCTTCCTGCTCCTGCAGCCCACGCAGACTGAGTGCGGACACCGTTACTGCGCCGGATGCGTTACAAAGCTTCTCag GAATGGGAAGGAAGCGGTTTGTTCCGTGTGCCAGGAACGGCTTTCCCCTAAGCAG TTCTACAGGGACCGGGCTGCTGAGAACGACACACTTGTGACAGAAGTCCGCTGTCCCAACACTGGATGCTCCTGGACCGGGATGCTCAAACTGTACCTG GAGTCCCACCAGTCGGAGTGCAGCTGCGCCGCCACTGAACCCTGCCCAAACTCCGCTCTGGGATGCAACTTCACAGCAGCGGACGAGAAAAGCCTGGGGATGCACCTTACTGAGGAGTGCTCATGGAGAATGATGTCCTGTCCTCGCTGTGCTGCCTCAGTCTCCTTCAGCTTGCTTCAG GATCATTTCTGCAGTGTCTCAGAAAAGATGGATGTGTTCCCCTGCTACCCTCTCAACTCAAGGTCAACCAAGGTCAAATCAGAG GGTTCATTGTTGGAGTCTGGTTACAAGACGGAAAACCAAGTCAGAGCTTCTATATCCTGTCCATTCCAAGAGGCTGGATGCCAGACAGAG TCACAGAAGGAGAGCTTGAAAGACCACCTGGAGGAAAACCAGCAGGCCCATCTTCTACAACTCCTGTCCCAGACCCTCGGCCTCCAGTCCCGACTGGACAAAGTCGAAGAGACAAACTCCAACTTCAAACAACTGGTAATGGAAAAGATGGTGATGCTGACAGGGCTGGTCAGCCAGGACCTCAAGAACTGGGATAGAGAAGGTGACCTAAGGGAGACCAAAAACGGGGACCTAATGCTGGCTGTCAGCAAGAAAACAGAGCAGCTGGAGAACACAGTTAGTGGATTTAATAAGGACCTTGATAAGTGTGCTGGAGCCCTGGAGGCCTTGCAGCAGCGGTGTTTGGAGTATGAGCAAATCATCCAAGACCTTCAGGTCAAGAACCGGTCTCTAGAGAGCCAGCTTAGAGCTGGAGGCTCCGTTGGTCCTGCCAGTACCAACGGGATTCTGGTCTGGAAAATTGAGAATATTTCAGGTCAACTGAGGGCAGCCAAGGTAGAACAGAGGACCTCATTTTACTCCCCTGTCTTCTCCACCCACCCTTTTGGCTACCATCTGTGCTGCAGGATTTATCCCAATGGAGATGGCAGTGGAAGGGGTAGCCACCTTTCCCTCTTTCTGGCTATTGTGAAGGGAGACTATGATGACATCCTGCCTTGGCCCTTCAGGCAGAAGGTCACACTGATGTTGGTTGACCAGTCTGGGCAGCAGAAGCACTTCCGGGAGACTTTCATCCCTGACACTCTGAGTGCCTCCTTCCACAAGCCCAAGACCCATATGAATGTGGCCAGCGGTAGCCCCCAGTTCATCAAACACAGTCTCCTTTTGGGCACAGTCAGCCCCTACCTCAAGAACAATGCCATCTACATCAAGGTCATCGTTGACTCTACGGGTCTTGAGCTGTGA